A stretch of the Azorhizobium caulinodans ORS 571 genome encodes the following:
- a CDS encoding class I SAM-dependent methyltransferase: MNVHAPETRAFDPVSAQFDWLLDHIGQNRFLPQPPADSIFVGDGDFRAIGAEFLRHFVTLGGLRRSHRVLDVGSGIGRMAVPLTQFLHPERGSYEGFDPVLDGVAWCATTITPAYPKFRFQKLDIAHALYNPGGVVAGKDLVLPYGDANFDFAIMVSVATHLPADELAAYIREIARVLGPNGKLFLTAFVLDEVARAGDGRDARLGFVRDGEGPCWFANAEAPLAAVGFDDGFIDGLLREVGFDIGLKSLGHWRGIPADHYQDIFVARKRGGRS; encoded by the coding sequence ATGAACGTCCATGCTCCTGAGACCCGCGCCTTCGATCCGGTGTCCGCCCAGTTCGACTGGCTACTGGACCATATCGGGCAGAACCGCTTCCTGCCCCAGCCGCCCGCCGACAGCATCTTTGTGGGCGACGGGGATTTCCGCGCCATCGGCGCCGAATTCCTGCGCCACTTTGTGACTTTGGGCGGCCTGCGCCGCAGCCATCGCGTGCTCGATGTGGGGAGCGGCATCGGCCGCATGGCCGTTCCGCTCACGCAGTTCCTCCATCCCGAACGCGGCAGCTACGAGGGATTCGATCCGGTGCTGGATGGGGTCGCCTGGTGCGCCACCACCATCACGCCGGCTTATCCGAAGTTCCGCTTCCAGAAGCTGGATATTGCGCATGCGCTCTATAATCCGGGCGGCGTGGTGGCGGGCAAGGATCTCGTTCTGCCCTATGGCGATGCCAATTTCGATTTCGCCATCATGGTCTCGGTGGCGACCCACCTGCCGGCGGATGAGCTAGCGGCCTATATCCGCGAGATCGCCCGCGTGCTGGGGCCAAACGGCAAGCTGTTCCTCACTGCCTTCGTGCTCGACGAGGTGGCGCGGGCGGGCGATGGGCGCGATGCCCGGCTCGGCTTCGTGCGGGACGGGGAGGGGCCGTGCTGGTTCGCCAATGCGGAGGCGCCCCTCGCCGCCGTTGGATTCGATGACGGCTTCATCGATGGCCTGTTGCGGGAGGTCGGCTTCGACATCGGCCTGAAAAGCCTCGGCCACTGGCGCGGCATTCCGGCGGATCACTACCAGGACATCTTCGTCGCCCGGAAGCGGGGAGGCCGCTCATGA
- a CDS encoding glycosyltransferase family 4 protein, which translates to MNAPASPRILVVAHNHPDLHPGGTEIFAHDLFKAYQRAGCEALFLGATSRLHREARPGTSFQTVGSAKDEVLFWTGHFDRFSMSQIDLYGAVPDLVALLRDFRPDVVHLHHLLLIGAEFPALVRRILPHARIVMTLHDYYPICHHDGLMVRTRGGQRCMGASPDACHACFPEIPTERFLLRQQHLKTHLSYVDAFVSPSRFLKARYVDWGLDPAKIEVIANGRPLTSAAPFRPPHEGRRASFGYFGNINPWKGMRVLLDAARRLIGCGVDFELRVHGAALYQSEAFTAEIDRLFAETDSHVLRLGPYERHEVGHLMAGVDWVVMPSVWWENAPLVIQEAQMHRRPVITSGIGGMAEAVRDGVDGLHVLPGDAADLAGVMRRCAEDAALWRRLSAATVPPPSIDAVAARYLRLAGQIARPLAADAATSTVAA; encoded by the coding sequence ATGAATGCACCTGCGAGCCCCCGCATTCTGGTCGTTGCGCACAACCATCCGGACCTGCATCCCGGCGGCACGGAGATCTTCGCCCACGACCTGTTCAAGGCCTATCAGCGGGCGGGCTGCGAGGCGCTGTTCCTCGGCGCCACCAGCCGGCTGCACCGCGAGGCGCGGCCCGGCACGTCGTTCCAGACCGTGGGCTCGGCCAAGGACGAGGTGCTGTTCTGGACCGGCCATTTCGACCGTTTCAGCATGAGCCAGATTGACCTCTATGGCGCCGTGCCCGATCTCGTGGCCCTGCTGCGCGATTTCCGGCCAGATGTGGTGCATCTCCACCATCTGCTGCTGATCGGCGCGGAATTTCCCGCCCTCGTGCGGCGCATCCTGCCCCATGCGCGCATCGTCATGACGCTGCATGACTATTATCCCATCTGCCATCACGATGGTCTGATGGTGCGCACCAGGGGCGGCCAGCGCTGCATGGGCGCGAGCCCCGATGCCTGCCACGCCTGCTTTCCCGAGATCCCCACCGAGCGCTTCCTGCTGCGCCAGCAGCATCTGAAGACGCACCTTTCCTATGTGGACGCCTTTGTCTCGCCGAGCCGCTTCCTGAAGGCGCGCTATGTGGATTGGGGGCTTGATCCGGCGAAGATCGAGGTCATCGCCAACGGCCGCCCGCTCACCTCGGCAGCGCCCTTCCGGCCGCCGCACGAGGGACGGCGGGCCTCCTTCGGCTATTTCGGCAACATCAATCCCTGGAAAGGGATGCGGGTGCTGCTCGATGCCGCCCGGCGGCTCATCGGCTGCGGCGTCGATTTCGAGCTGCGCGTCCATGGCGCGGCGCTCTACCAGAGCGAGGCCTTCACCGCCGAGATCGACCGGCTGTTCGCGGAGACGGACTCCCATGTCCTGCGCCTCGGCCCTTATGAGCGGCATGAGGTGGGGCACCTGATGGCCGGTGTGGACTGGGTGGTGATGCCCTCGGTCTGGTGGGAGAACGCGCCCCTCGTCATTCAGGAGGCGCAGATGCACCGGCGCCCGGTCATCACCTCCGGCATCGGCGGCATGGCGGAAGCGGTGCGCGATGGCGTGGACGGCTTGCATGTGCTGCCTGGCGACGCGGCGGACCTCGCCGGCGTGATGCGCCGTTGCGCGGAGGATGCGGCCCTGTGGCGGCGCCTGTCGGCGGCGACCGTTCCGCCGCCCTCCATCGATGCGGTCGCGGCGCGCTATCTGCGCCTCGCCGGCCAGATCGCCCGGCCCCTCGCGGCGGATGCCGCGACTTCCACCGTCGCCGCTTAA